The proteins below come from a single Rhodothermales bacterium genomic window:
- a CDS encoding excisionase family DNA-binding protein: MNDLDSQTLSPKELAAVVGVSQSSIKRWVDVGHIAVTRTAGGHRRISRNAALRFIRSKRMRVVRPDLLGIPDFANVDRPLESGVLSGEFLHSLLVAGDMVQLRRVVTAAFLSGTEAAVLFDGPVADALSRIGEIWNTDQRGIFIEHGATSAFIEVIGQLSALVGAPADDAPLAVGAAPLKDPHILPSQMVSTVLLEAGWRTLNMGPATPPHAIIDACEAHEAELVWLAVKSKLSSRDLDALREACSTLHESGIAVVAGGREVERTAAQWPDSVQQISTMTDLASAARRMLAERKGP; this comes from the coding sequence ATGAACGATTTAGACTCTCAGACCCTCTCTCCGAAAGAGCTGGCGGCCGTAGTGGGCGTGAGCCAATCGTCGATCAAGCGCTGGGTCGATGTCGGACACATCGCCGTTACGCGTACGGCGGGAGGGCATCGACGAATTTCCCGGAACGCTGCTCTGCGCTTCATCCGATCAAAACGAATGCGGGTTGTTCGGCCCGATCTCCTCGGTATCCCGGATTTCGCCAACGTCGACCGCCCTCTTGAATCCGGCGTCCTGAGCGGCGAATTCTTACACAGCCTCCTGGTTGCCGGCGATATGGTTCAGCTGCGGAGGGTCGTCACTGCCGCTTTCTTGTCCGGAACAGAGGCCGCGGTGCTATTCGACGGCCCGGTGGCCGACGCCTTGTCGAGAATCGGCGAGATCTGGAACACGGATCAGCGAGGAATCTTCATCGAGCACGGAGCCACATCTGCTTTCATTGAGGTAATCGGCCAACTCAGTGCACTGGTCGGAGCGCCGGCGGACGATGCGCCGCTGGCGGTGGGGGCGGCACCATTGAAGGACCCTCACATCTTACCCAGTCAGATGGTGTCGACAGTGTTGTTGGAGGCGGGCTGGCGCACACTGAACATGGGGCCGGCTACACCTCCGCACGCAATCATCGACGCGTGCGAGGCACACGAGGCTGAGCTCGTGTGGCTTGCCGTAAAATCAAAGCTCAGCTCCAGAGATCTTGACGCGCTTCGTGAAGCATGCTCTACTCTGCATGAGAGCGGTATTGCGGTAGTGGCCGGTGGGCGGGAAGTGGAGCGCACGGCTGCGCAGTGGCCCGACAGCGTGCAGCAGATATCGACCATGACCGATCTTGCCAGTGC